The Aptenodytes patagonicus chromosome 12, bAptPat1.pri.cur, whole genome shotgun sequence nucleotide sequence CTGCCCGCCACACCCCGTCCCTGCCCGACCCCACCGGCGTGGGGCGTTcctgccagggcagcgctgcccgACCCTGCCCGCCCCGCCACACCCGCCGCCTGCTCCTGCCCGCTCCCGTCCCCTGCCCGACCGtgcaccagctctgccagcaaaacGTGTCGGCCCGCTGGAGCCCACCGGCAGCGCGGCTGAGGGTCTCTTGCCGCCCTGCTGCAACCGCCCTGagggccgcgggggccgggcaCGGTGGCTCCAGGGAAGGCCCCGCAGGCACTGCGCGGGACCTGGCCCGGGGCAGGGATGCGTTGCGCCACCGGGGGAGGATTGAGGACAAACGAGTCCCATGGGCAGCGGGTGCAACCCCTGGGTCCGTGGGCGCCTGCTGTGCTGGGTGCCGGGCTGCCAGGCAGGTGTGGGGCCTGGGAGCGGCTCACATGTTGGCGCACTGGCTGAGgaggccctgctgcctccctccctccctccctccctccctctccccattgtcccttcttctccccaccatagaatcatagaatcattaaggttggaaaagacctctaagatcatcgagtccaaccgtcaacccaacaccaccatgcccactaaaccatgtccctaagtgccgcatctacacgtcttttaaatacctccagggatggggactccaccacttccctgggcagcctgttccaatgttgaaccactctttcagtaaagacatttttcctcatgtccaatctaaacctcccctggcgcaacttgaggccatctcctctcgtcctatcgcttgttacttgggagaagagaccgaccccacctcgctacaacctcctttcagggagttgtagagagcgatgaggtctcccctcagcctccttttctccaggctaaacaaccccagttccctcagacgctcctcataagacttgttctccagacccctcaccaacctcgttgcccttctctggacacgctccagcacctcgatgtccttcttgtagtgaggggcccaaaactgaacacagtattcgaggtgcggcctcaccagtgccgagtacaggggcacgatcacttccctactcctgctggccacactatttctgatacaggccaggatgccattggccttcttggccgcctgggcacactgccggctcatgttcagctggctgtcgaccagcacccccaggtccttttccaccaggcagctttccagccactcttccccaagcctgtagcgctgcatggggttgttgtggccaaagtgcaggacccggcacttggccatgttgaacctcatacaattggcctcggcccatcgatccagcctgtccaggtccctctgcagagccttcctaccctcgagcagatcaacactcccgcccaacttggtgtcgtctgccaacttactgagggtgcactcgatcccctcatccagatcatcgataaagatattgaacaagaccggccccagtactgagccctggggaacaccgtgaccgtgaccggccgccaactggatgtaactccattcaccacaactctctgggcccggccgtccagccagtttttgacccagcgcagagtccacctgtctaagccgtgagccgccagcttctctaggagaatgctgtgggagacagtgtcaaaggccttgctgaagcccaggtagaccacatccacagcctttccctcatccaccgtccctccctccctccccatcatccctccatctccccttccctccccaccgcGGTCGGAGCGGCCCCTTTAAGCGCGGCGGTGACGTCACGGGCGGGCACAGCTGGCGGGGGTGGCACAGCTGCGCCGCGGCCGCGCGCTGCCGCTGCCGGtgccgctgccggtgccggtgccggtgccggtgccgctgcCGCATGGCTCCGCCCGGCGCCCTCCGGGACCTGACGCTGGCCCTGGGGGCCGCCGTGGCCGCCCTCGGCTCCCTCCTCTTCATCGCCTGGAAGATCTACTTCCGCGGCACCGGCACCGACTGGGGCGGCTGGTGGGAGCGGGAGCTGCGGGAGCTGCGGGACCGAGCCCCCGCCGGCGACGCGGTAAGGGGGGGACGGACCCCCGCCGGGACCCCCGGCCCACCGCGGGGCGGGAAGGGCGCAGGGTCGGCGTCTCCCCGGGATCCCCTGTACCAGGATCCCCTATACCGGGAGCCCCTTACCGGGATCTCTCCGATCCCAGCGGGCAGGGACGCGGCAGGGGGTCGGGATCCCTCCGCGTTCCTCACAGCCCCGAGACCGTcaagctggggaaggggcagggggtcGGGATCGCCCCTGTGATCACCAGGCTGGGGAAGGCTCTGGATCTCCGGCGGGATCCCTCTGAGCAcgcggggctggggaagggggcgcAGGGTCAGGATCCCCCGGAGCCGGTCAGAATGGATTCCCCAGGATATTCCGCAGGATGACGGCGCTCGGGGACCCTTCTGCGGCCCATCCTGCCGGGAAAGGGGTCCCCCGTCTGAAGCACCTCTGGAACCCACCGGGctggaggcaggggctgggggggctggcagGACCCCTTCCTCCGGGCTGGTCCCTCAACCAGCTGCCCGAGCACGGGGCTGCGGGTCCCGGGACcggcccccacccagccccacaccctCCTGCGTCCCCGCAGCTGGACTGGCGGCaggtgctggtgctggggctggacGGGGCGGGGAAGAGCAGCGTCCTGCACTACATCTGCAGCCAGACGGCCAGGGAGCGCATCGCACCCACCCGCGGCTTCAACTCTGCCCAGCTCTGCATTGAGGGGCTGGAGGTGGACCTGCTGGAGGGTAAGGCCGGCCTGGCCCCGCCGCGTCCCCCGGGGCTGAGCCTGCACGGTCCGGAGGGTCCCGCCACCTGCCGGcactgggctgggggtgcagagcATCCCGGGCGGCGGGAGCATCCCGGGTGGTGGGAGCATCCTGAGCGGCGGGAGGTCTGGTTCCCCGGGGTGCTACAGGGAGGCGGCAGCCCCGCTCGCCCCCGCACGGGGGTCTGATCCTGCCCGTCTCCCGCAGTGGGGGGCAGCCAGAACCTGCGAGCGTACTGGCCCCACTACCTGAGCCAGGCCCATGTGCTGGTGTTCGTGGTGGACTCGGTGGACAGGTCGCGCCTGCTGACGGCGCGACAGGAGCTGCACGCGCTGCTGGCTGCGGAGCCCCGGCTGCCCCTGGTTGTGCTGGCCAACAAGCAGGTGGGTGTCCATCCGTctgtccctgcagctgccccCGGGGCTGTTTGCAGCGAAactgtccctccccagcaccctgagGGGAAATCCTGATACCCAAAATCCAACAGCTCTTGCAAAATCCGATTTCTTGGGGCCTGTCTCCAGTCTTTGTCAGGAGGTGTGGCTGCCATTACCGGTGCCCTGGCTAACGAGTTTTAGAGCacccaggcagcagcctgcaaaATCCCCCAGGGGAAATACACTCCCCAGGCAGGTGGTCAGACGCATGCCTGGTGCTGCTTCCCATTAGCTTGTGCCAAAGCAACTCCAAAGCAAGAGcgaggcagccctgcctgtgcacGATCCAGGCCAGGACCGCACAGGCAGGACGGGgctcctgccagccagcagcGCTGCTCCTGGCACTGCTCCCCTCCTGAGCGgccgcctctctccctcacaggATAAGAGCAACGCCCTGAGTGCGGCAGAGCTGCGGGAGGAGCTGGCCCTGCACACGCTCAGCGGGCAGCGGGAGCTCTTCCTCCTGCCTACCAGTGCGACCTGGGCCAGCCTGAGCACTGCCACCAGCGTCCTCCACGTGAAGAGCCTGCTGGTcaccctgctctcccagccctgagcCAGCACGGGGGGCGGACAGGCTCCCACCCCCGGCACAGCTCCTCTTCACGGTCTGCGGTGCAAGGATGGAGGCggccaggcaggagccctggaGCTCAGACTCGCTGGTAGCAGGCTGCCAGTCCTGGTGTTTGCTGTGCCCCACGAGGTTTGGGGTTGAGCTGCAGCATGGCTGGCCTCAGGGAACATGAGCAGCGGGCTCTGCTCTCTGCCAGGGGGAGAGGGCAGCCGCCTCCCCCAGTTCAGGGATGAAGCCTCCCTTGGGATGGTGTCACGAGCATGGCTCTTACCTCCTGGTGAGTGGGAAcgtgcagcacagggcagggcccCGCACCTTCACGGCAGCCCTGCAGGATATTAAATGAATGGGGCTGAACAAGCGAGGTAGCCCTCTCACCCACCGGCACGGACAGGTCATCCCAGGAGATGGGCTCTCCTTCCTGAAAAACACAAGGAGCTACTGGCACACACCAGTGGGAATAACCAGCTCAGGCTGTCCCTCACCAGGGCTAAGCACAGCTCTCAATTCCCCCAACTGTTACTTAAAGCTCTGTTTAGGAGAGATGAAGGCAGGTATCAGGAAGCCCTGCACTGCCCTTTCACCCTGAACAGGGTTAAAGACAGGCTGTTTGGTAGGAGCTGCACTCAGCAGGCATTTGCACCCCTGCCTggtctccctccctctcagctgCCCCAGGAAGAAGTAGCCAGGCTCAGGGCCCGCAGgaagccctgcctgcaggcagaagGGCTGCTGGGTCAGGCCATGGGGCGCTGGGTCCTGGAAAACCTATCGTGGAAGCTGGGGAGCACATCAGGGAAAGGGAGTACGCGCCGGCCAGTCTCTGCTGCGAAACCTTTTGTACAGTCGCTCCTTCCCTTTGTCAATAAAAGAGGCCGATCACTCTGCGCTGCACTCCAGCTCCTTGGCAGGGAAGGGGCCCCCAGCCCAGTCTTCTGAGCTGGAGGCAGGAAGGTCGcctggggggggaagaaagcagcACGTGGCCCCGCTCCAGCCTCTGCTTACAGGGAAATCAGCAAAGGCCCAAGTGCTGCCTGCACCCCGTGGGCCCCCAGCCCCGTTGCTGCAGGGGGTGACATACACCCGATGCCCATGTCCCGCGGGTTGGCACCAGGAGCTCTCTGAAGCGGGACTGCGCCAAGCGAAAGCCCATGAGCAAGACATTCACACCAACTTGaaagagtaatttattttaacaagGCAAAAGAAGTGCTGACTGCCACACAGAAAGGGAGCAGCACAGCACATTCAGTCCCAACGCCACAAGCCACAGCCAAGAGTTTTTCATGCCTGGTTATAACTGTCTCTGTCTAATGAAGGTCCTTCCTCCATCGCCAGAGGCTTTGCGTAGCTCAACGTGCTGGCGCTGAGGCTGTGACTGTCACCTGTCTGTCAGTCCCCGCTCCGCTCAGAAAATGGTCACGTCAAACCTGCACTTGCAGGCAAACCTGAGAAAAAAGGGCAGTCACTGCACGTCCATCTTTTCCTGCTTGAGAGATGCAATGAAATCCTTGTACTCCTCAGGATAGAAATTCTTGTACACATTGATCTTTCTCTTAATCTGCTTGGGAGTATCCTGGTAGTAGTTCTTCTCATCTCGAGCCATTTCCTGTGACAAAGGAGAGGGTAAGTCAGAGGAGTGGCCCCAAGGCCAAACACCAGACCAGCCCAGCCATGCTCCAAAGGCCCACCCAGGCCAGCTGGGATCACTGCCTGACTCGGACAGGGATCTGGCCAAGGTTCAATGCGCTGCTTCCCCTTAACAATCAGCTGACTGCAAAACAGGATCCAGGACAGAGAGGATTAGCAATTCCCATCCTGCAGAAGAtgggagccggcagtgtgcccaggcggccaagaaggccaatggcatcctggcctgtatcagaaatagtgtggccagcaggactagggaagtgatcgtgcccctgtactcggcactggtgaggccgcacctcgaatacggtgttcagttttgggtccctcactacaagaaggacgtcgaggtgctggagcgtgtccagagaagggcaacgaggctggtgaggggtctggagaacaagtcttacgaggagcgtctgagggaactggggttgtttagcctggagaaaaggaggctgaggggagacctcatcactctctacaactccctgaaaggaggttgtagcgaggtgggtgtcggtctcttctcccaagtaactagtgacaggacgagaggaaacggcctcaagttgcgccaggggaggtttagattggacatggggaaaaatttctttactgaaagagtggttaaacattggaagaggctgcccagggaagtggttgagtccccatccctggaggtatttaaaagacgtgtagatgaggcgcttagggacatggtttagtgggcatggtggtgttgggttgacggttggactcgatgatcttagaggtcttttccaacctcaatgattctatgattctatgatccaggAGTAAATGGCTACGGGTGCTCCTCGCTCTGGGACAGCCAGTACTTGCCTTGTAGTTCTCCCCATGGTTCTGTATCATGTACCGCACGTAGTCAATGAGGTCTCGTGAGAGCGTGTTTGACTTCTTCTCGGGGAGACTGGCCTCATATTCCATCTCTAGGCAGAGGACAGAGACACCATGAAGCAGGGGAGGGAAGCAAGCAGCACCTCAGAGGTCCCCAGCCTCTTCCCAAGATTGAGCCCTGCCAGTACTGCAGAAAGGAGGTGGCTCCGGCAGCACAGCTCCGCTGCTCGCACACACGGGGCTGCTTCCCAGCACGATCATGCAGGAAAACGAACAAGACAACAGCCCTCCGCATAGACTGCAGGCATCCAGGCCTGCGCTGCAGCGCCTCTCCAGCTTATTCCACGAGGAGTGGAGCCCTTCTGCCCAGGCTGCAGAGCGTGACTGTTCAGAGCTGCCCAGCCCACCACGAACACACGCGGGGTACTGCAGCCACAGTTTCTTGTCACCCTGGTGCTACAGACCAGCACATTTCAGAGTGACAAGAGCCCTCTTCGGGCTGCAGGTAGAAATATTGCAAAAAAGGCAGCACAGGAGGGAAAAGGCAATTCATGAGGCAGAGGACACACGGGAACGGAAGATCTGCTGACCAGGctcccagctcagctgcagcctggctgggaaCCCCCAGCTGACTGCTGCCAGGGAGGTACTCCTCTACGAGCCCACAAGCCTGGGCAAGAAGTAACACCCTTTCCTGCCCCTGGCACAGCACAGAGATGAGAGACAAAATAACCCACAGGGCCTTGGGAGAACGCCAAATGCAATGGCAGCAGCGCGGTTCGGCAGGAAACCCGCCAAGGCTGGAGGTGGTGAAGCACTCCCTGGGGAGGACAGAAGCAGCACTGACCGTTCACCACGTAGGGCTTCCgcactattttctttccttgcttccgTCCATCGCTTTCCACTTCCATCCCCTGTGTTAAATGAGAGAGAAGGCAACTCAGGAAAAGTCCATTTGGAAGAGAGCTGTGTCCCCATACGTTGCTCCCAAAACTCCAAACTGCTTATACAATGGCTGCAAGGACCAGGAAATCTCAGCTGGCTTAAGCAGAGCCTTATTTGCGCCATTAAGCTAGCTCGTGGGCAAGCCTGTTGCCCAAACAATACTGTGTGAACGGAGACAAGTGACAAACAAGGTCACTCCTGTTTTTTTCATGAGTGTGACATTTCGTGGGGCCACCTTTTGCCTGGAAGCATTGCCCACCGATGCAGGCAGGCCAGGCTGGCACTGCTGTACACAAAGAGGCTTTCTTTGTTATCAGGAGCAACTCGGCTGCAGTGTTTCCAACCCCACCTCTCTCTGGCAAGTCCCAGGAGATTGACTGATGTTATTTATACTTGTTCTAAAGTCCATTATTTCTCTGTGACACTGTAGCTCGTTCCCACGCCGGGATCTTGGCGAGAGAAGCGTATCGATAAAGATCAGAAACCTGTCCACCTACAGAGACTGATCCAGAGCCACCTGACCCACGCCCCAAGGCGGGCTGCTCTCCACGCTGCTTTTTCCCAGCCCGGCTGCGTGTCCTGGGGGAGGCCCGACCTTCCACCCCCCTCAAAGGAGCAGCCCCAGCCGAgcccccgcgccctcccccgGCGGCGCACGGCCGCACTCACCAGCAGCTTCTTCTTGGGGACGGGGACGGCCTTGTTGGGATCGTCGGCCAGGCCCATCTCGGCCAGGTTCTGCGCCACCGACTTGGTCGGGTCCCAGGCATGGCGGATATGCGAGCTGCGCGGAGACAGGCACCGGCATCGCGGGCTGCGCTCACCCTCCCCGCGTGGGTgcgtgtccccctccccgcagaCAAGCGCCCATCGAGACGTGCAGCAGGTCCCCCCGGGGCACCCACTCCCACACGGCGGCGGGCTGACGGCcgccctgcccacagcccaggcacGGGCCCGCGGCCCCCCGTGTGCCCGCCCCCCGCGGCCCTCACCAGGCGatgcgcggggcggcgcggcggcgggcgctgcggtAGAGCCGCTTGCGGTTGAGGTTGTAGGAGTACTTCTGCCGCCGGCTCTTCCCCTTCGCCTTCGGCATGGCGGCCCCacgctgctgccgccgacgagcgccgggccgggccgcgcggggcggggccgggccgcggggcacCACGGGAAGTGTAGTCTCGCGCGCGTAGTACCGCCTGCGGGGTGTCCCCGCCGCGGACTACAACCCCCGGCatgccccgcggcgggggggcggggcggggcgcgcggccTGCCGGGAGCGGTTCCCCCCCATTGGCCGCCGGGAGCGCGCGCCGCTTCCTGGCTACGGCAGCCGGGGAGGGTCGCGGGTGGTCACCTTCCCTGTGGGCCGCAGCCATGGCGGCCGGGCCTCCCCcgccgctggagcccagcccgctGCCGGTGTTCAGCGAGGAGGGCTTCGGGGACAAGTTCCTGCGCAAGACCCGCGAGAACCCCCTGGTGCCCCTCGGTGAGGGGGAACGGCcggggggtggcggtgggggggCTGCGGTCAGGGAGAAGGGCCGGGGCGATGGGGGCTGGTGACGGGGAGGGCAGCGAGCGGTGGACCGGCCCTTCTTGTGCCCAAACCCAAGGGGCTGCCCGCCGGGGAGGCACCTCGTGTTTGAGGGCGTTGTCTGGCAAGCCAGCCACGCTCCGGTGCggggggatgtggggggggaggcgggaggaggCGGGAGCTGGACCTCGCAGCCCCTGCCCGGCTCCGCTGACCCGTCCCTCCGTCCTTCTCTGCAGGCTGCCTCTGCACCGTCGGCGTCCTGACCTACGGACTGATCAGCTTCCAGAGAGGCAACACCCGTCGGTCTCAGCTGATGATGCGGGCGCGTATCCTGGCCCAGGGCTTCACCTTCGCGGCCCTCCTGGGAGGCATGGTGGTCACAGCCATGAAATCTAGAAAGTGAAATCAGGCAAGAGAGAAGCTGCGGCCGCGGGCCTGCGCCCGCCAGCCTGTGCCCCAGCTGGCAGGGTGGATTCTGGCTGCGGATGGAGTTTTCTGAGAGACAGTTGTGATGTCTCGGTGGAGCCAGTTGTCAGAGAGGCTCTGTGTTCCAGACCACTGGAAATGCGGCTAATACACCTCTGTGATTAACCTAACGTTTGGGCCGTGGCATTTTTTGATTCCCTTAGAGCTTATCCTCCTGCAACACTGGAGGCTGCGCCTCACTAAGGCTCTCCACCCCCGTCAGACCTCTTGTCCCTGCTCGGTGCTGTCACGGTCTGTTAAAATTGTGTCCTGTGGGTCGTGGTCTGCACTGAGGTGTGGCTTTAGTCAGGCGGTGCACCAACATTTGAGAAATGAGCTGCCCGGGTAGGAAGGAACAGCTCTGTTTATGGCTTGATCCTGGCAGGACAGAGTTCACGAGCAGCGGGTGAGTTGCCTGGGGACAGTATGTAATCTGTTTGGTTGCAACTGGTGAGTAATAAAGTGAATTGCAGTGAGATTCTGACTGATACTGGATTGCAGAGCATTGAGAAGCCAGAAGAGTAAACAGTGTAGGAAGGAAGGGGAGCAGGCACGGCTGCCTCGAAGCTGTGGTGATGCAAGCAGGACACAAGAGAGGTAACTCCCTGTGAAAACAACTTGGGAACTTGCATTTCCGAAACAGGGCCTGGCCGCGTTCTCTGGGACgtgctgctgctttggctgctCTTGCCGGGGAGTCGGTTCCTGTGCAGCTCGCTGCTTCACGTG carries:
- the HIGD2A gene encoding HIG1 domain family member 2A, mitochondrial — translated: MAAGPPPPLEPSPLPVFSEEGFGDKFLRKTRENPLVPLGCLCTVGVLTYGLISFQRGNTRRSQLMMRARILAQGFTFAALLGGMVVTAMKSRK
- the NOP16 gene encoding nucleolar protein 16 — translated: MPKAKGKSRRQKYSYNLNRKRLYRSARRRAAPRIACSHIRHAWDPTKSVAQNLAEMGLADDPNKAVPVPKKKLLGMEVESDGRKQGKKIVRKPYVVNEMEYEASLPEKKSNTLSRDLIDYVRYMIQNHGENYKEMARDEKNYYQDTPKQIKRKINVYKNFYPEEYKDFIASLKQEKMDVQ
- the ARL10 gene encoding ADP-ribosylation factor-like protein 10 codes for the protein MAPPGALRDLTLALGAAVAALGSLLFIAWKIYFRGTGTDWGGWWERELRELRDRAPAGDALDWRQVLVLGLDGAGKSSVLHYICSQTARERIAPTRGFNSAQLCIEGLEVDLLEVGGSQNLRAYWPHYLSQAHVLVFVVDSVDRSRLLTARQELHALLAAEPRLPLVVLANKQDKSNALSAAELREELALHTLSGQRELFLLPTSATWASLSTATSVLHVKSLLVTLLSQP